Proteins encoded in a region of the Haloglomus salinum genome:
- a CDS encoding helix-turn-helix domain-containing protein encodes MREFVFSIHFESGADRVMDAFMQAPRARSEAFLCSLDGEQAWRLERVVGPSAALERIEDRLLAAGGESISGRACDGERYVDLLDVGPGHRVVYTYLSDITRCETVPRLATRYLPGGVLFRLVRQESEQRWQLLMRDDEKVGLLYDALSAALRDGLTFEFGHLDAASGWAADMLSSLTIPPDQDEVLATAAEMGYYETPSETTLDAVADRLDLPRSTVSYRLRRAEAQLVEYYLSETL; translated from the coding sequence GTGCGAGAGTTCGTCTTCTCCATTCATTTCGAGTCGGGGGCCGACCGGGTGATGGACGCCTTTATGCAGGCGCCACGGGCGCGCTCGGAGGCGTTCCTCTGCTCGCTCGACGGCGAGCAGGCGTGGCGGCTGGAACGCGTCGTCGGCCCGAGCGCAGCGCTCGAGCGCATCGAGGACCGGCTGCTCGCGGCGGGCGGCGAGTCCATCAGCGGCCGGGCGTGCGACGGGGAGCGCTACGTCGACCTGCTCGACGTGGGCCCCGGCCACCGGGTCGTCTACACGTATCTATCCGACATCACGCGCTGTGAGACGGTCCCGCGGCTGGCGACCCGGTATCTGCCCGGCGGCGTCCTGTTCCGCCTGGTCCGGCAGGAGAGCGAACAGCGCTGGCAACTGCTGATGCGCGACGACGAGAAGGTCGGATTGCTGTACGACGCCCTGAGCGCGGCGCTCCGTGACGGACTGACGTTCGAGTTCGGCCACCTCGACGCCGCGAGCGGCTGGGCGGCGGACATGCTCTCCTCGCTGACCATCCCGCCGGACCAGGACGAGGTGCTGGCGACGGCGGCCGAGATGGGCTACTACGAGACGCCGAGCGAGACGACGCTGGACGCGGTGGCCGACCGGCTGGACCTGCCGCGGTCGACGGTCTCCTACCGGCTCCGCCGGGCAGAGGCACAGCTCGTCGAGTACTACCTCTCGGAGACGCTCTGA
- a CDS encoding nitrous oxide reductase accessory protein NosL has translation MTRDITDTTDAPTPTDTTRTDVSNRESHRGTHVPPPLSRRAVLRASGAAAVAGLAGCSSLTGQDCTHETDPAAIALTGTKRCEECGMVIDRHPGPVGQIFYCDNEPQNHANPAWFDALNPCLFDYHFAKEDAGWSPTAIYVTDYSAVDWEVFSEGGDQFVSSHVAAEAFGPAREMTYVARSDIKGAMTTAIVPFSDSADAEAFQSEYGGELLAFEDITPALVRG, from the coding sequence ATGACTCGAGACATCACGGACACGACGGACGCACCGACCCCGACAGATACCACCCGGACGGACGTATCGAATCGAGAATCGCATCGCGGGACCCACGTCCCGCCGCCGCTCTCTCGACGGGCGGTGCTGCGGGCCAGCGGCGCCGCCGCGGTCGCCGGCCTGGCCGGGTGCTCGTCGCTCACGGGGCAGGACTGCACCCACGAGACGGACCCGGCGGCCATCGCACTCACCGGGACGAAACGCTGCGAGGAGTGTGGGATGGTCATCGACCGCCACCCGGGTCCGGTCGGGCAGATATTCTACTGCGACAACGAGCCCCAGAACCACGCGAACCCCGCCTGGTTCGACGCGCTGAACCCCTGCCTGTTCGACTATCACTTCGCGAAGGAGGACGCGGGCTGGTCGCCGACGGCCATCTACGTCACCGACTACTCCGCCGTCGACTGGGAGGTGTTCAGCGAGGGTGGTGACCAGTTCGTCTCCTCGCACGTCGCGGCCGAGGCGTTCGGGCCGGCCCGCGAGATGACCTACGTCGCCCGTAGCGACATCAAGGGAGCCATGACGACAGCCATCGTCCCGTTCTCCGACTCGGCCGACGCAGAGGCGTTCCAGTCGGAGTACGGGGGTGAGCTGCTGGCGTTCGAGGACATCACGCCCGCGCTCGTCCGGGGATAG
- a CDS encoding ABC transporter permease, giving the protein MAPSVDRTALRAVVRRELRTLTRTRVHLLLAGGFVLAVVGLVWVSGSTGFVPTVLSLLTPLEVLLPLLTAAFVSRAVLGDRERGELALVRTYPARARTYVVGVYLGRMTALLGAVLVPLLVVLVMVALGSVESTFLVQHSGLDSPVLFVRFVVLTALFTAVLTAIFTALSAVVRVVRRGVAVAVAVVVLLVVGLDLLIIAGLATDLLPESALPVVLTLTPNGAYRSLVLETVVAPVVTSPVSAGAPLPAVLALLAWGIGSLVVATLAITGID; this is encoded by the coding sequence ATGGCGCCGTCAGTCGACCGCACGGCGTTGCGGGCCGTCGTCCGCCGTGAGCTACGGACCCTGACCCGCACGCGCGTCCACCTGCTGCTGGCCGGCGGGTTCGTGCTAGCGGTGGTGGGGCTGGTCTGGGTGAGCGGGAGCACCGGCTTCGTCCCGACCGTACTGTCGCTGCTGACGCCGCTGGAGGTCCTGCTCCCGCTGTTGACCGCCGCGTTCGTCTCCCGGGCGGTGCTGGGCGACCGGGAGCGCGGCGAGCTGGCGCTGGTCCGGACCTACCCGGCCAGGGCCCGGACGTACGTCGTCGGTGTCTACCTCGGCCGGATGACCGCGCTGCTCGGCGCCGTCCTGGTGCCGTTGCTGGTCGTGCTGGTGATGGTGGCGCTCGGCAGCGTCGAATCGACGTTCCTGGTCCAGCACAGCGGCCTCGACTCGCCCGTGCTGTTCGTCCGATTCGTCGTCCTGACGGCCCTGTTCACGGCGGTGCTGACGGCCATCTTCACCGCGCTCTCGGCGGTCGTCCGGGTCGTCCGCCGGGGGGTCGCGGTCGCGGTCGCGGTGGTGGTCCTCCTCGTCGTCGGACTGGACCTCCTCATCATCGCCGGGCTGGCGACCGACCTGTTGCCCGAGTCCGCGCTCCCGGTCGTGCTGACACTCACCCCGAACGGGGCCTACCGGAGCCTCGTGCTGGAGACCGTCGTCGCGCCGGTCGTCACCTCGCCGGTCAGTGCCGGTGCCCCCCTCCCGGCAGTGCTGGCGCTGCTGGCCTGGGGAATCGGCTCCCTCGTCGTGGCGACGCTCGCGATCACCGGCATCGACTGA
- a CDS encoding ABC transporter ATP-binding protein — protein sequence MTDTTQSGTTAAGERAGQGDERSDGHRPTPDADEPVLTLDGVDRGFGDLTVVEGVSTRLRAGQVAALVGPNGSGKTTLLRVIAGLLPADAGEVSVAAEGPRAVGYLPQAPRFRSRLTVTETLSFYADLVEGGVSVDEALERVGLAELRDRRIEALSGGMVRLVGLAQALLGDPALLVLDEPTSSLDPAMTEYIYDVIADLAAEAGTAVLLSTHDLDVSRVADRVLLLNRGRLAVDDTPEAVCAARDAETLTDAFLAEVGRGRTVQPGSGTVQDEGAGDDTAAANGGDA from the coding sequence ATGACGGACACGACCCAGTCGGGCACGACGGCCGCGGGCGAGCGGGCAGGACAGGGTGACGAACGGAGCGACGGTCACCGGCCGACGCCCGACGCCGACGAGCCGGTGCTGACCCTCGACGGAGTCGACCGGGGTTTCGGCGACCTGACGGTGGTCGAGGGGGTGTCGACGCGCCTCCGGGCGGGGCAGGTGGCCGCGCTCGTCGGTCCCAACGGGTCCGGGAAGACGACTCTGCTCCGGGTCATCGCGGGGCTGCTCCCGGCCGACGCGGGCGAGGTGTCGGTCGCCGCGGAGGGGCCACGCGCGGTCGGATACCTCCCGCAGGCGCCCCGGTTCCGGTCCCGGCTCACGGTCACGGAGACGCTATCGTTCTATGCCGACCTGGTCGAGGGAGGTGTCAGCGTCGACGAGGCGCTCGAACGGGTCGGGCTGGCCGAACTCCGCGACCGCCGCATCGAGGCGCTCTCGGGCGGGATGGTCCGGCTCGTGGGGCTCGCGCAGGCGCTGCTCGGCGACCCTGCCCTGCTCGTGCTGGACGAGCCCACGAGTAGCCTCGACCCCGCGATGACCGAGTACATCTACGACGTCATCGCCGACCTCGCCGCCGAGGCGGGAACGGCCGTACTGCTCTCGACGCACGACCTCGATGTCTCGCGGGTCGCCGACCGGGTGCTCCTGCTGAATCGGGGCCGACTGGCCGTCGACGACACGCCCGAGGCGGTCTGTGCCGCCCGCGACGCCGAGACGCTGACGGATGCGTTCCTCGCCGAGGTGGGTCGGGGCCGGACCGTCCAGCCCGGGTCCGGGACCGTTCAGGACGAGGGAGCCGGCGACGACACTGCGGCCGCCAACGGGGGTGATGCGTGA
- a CDS encoding NosD domain-containing protein, which translates to MRYELATAAVLALLVAMSGSFVVAGTGTGNDDPGAFEDLLSVGMTQVEVSEADRVGAVIPRAQVYYARFEFGVGYYGVESLVARLQRPGHGDRYGRPLVVYVSDFAGEGANRTAEGYLTTDALGDPDWVRAEDAHFVVGSEARLPAGPTVVPFSSRTDAERFAERFGGRVERWEAVRELPVESGDRSPAEWQETVRQRAAWADRSVAATDPLLDRPVAATVAPGESVAAAVQRAPPNTTVRLQPGVHRVRNLTVRKPLTLRGAGSETLLLGGGNGTVVEFRAPRSAIASVRVAGVGDRQVGNLSRAEDWSERIRLAYAVADAGIRFIEANGSLAHDVGVRTPANGIVFIESDGSVAREVRVVGDTPWSAGFMDLLAFRSRIVVQDSQFQGGRDAVYTHRSDGLVVRNNTMEGVRFGVHEMYTSNALVRDNDIRNTAIGVVVMTRPTGNAIVGNAVRDSDGGVSIAGSRSYAADNVVFENTYGIQTTSSGSYYVGNLLAHNEDGARTGTLLPTNRVTRNDFADNGEHARDRSMGSLQVWTVDGVGNYWTGAPGYDRDGDGTLDRSFRPTGPVDGPAARTTGGPALARSPAVALVRAMRTSVPGFRRAGVLDTAPLAAPAGTDPETRLVRARERTEPLPTPLVEPVPANATTGTTSVTTDTAATTRRTNP; encoded by the coding sequence ATGCGATACGAACTCGCCACCGCCGCGGTTCTCGCCCTCCTCGTAGCCATGAGTGGGTCGTTCGTGGTGGCGGGGACCGGGACGGGGAACGACGACCCCGGTGCGTTCGAGGACCTGTTGAGCGTCGGGATGACGCAGGTCGAGGTCTCGGAGGCCGACCGGGTCGGGGCCGTCATCCCGCGGGCGCAGGTCTACTACGCCCGCTTCGAGTTCGGTGTCGGCTACTACGGCGTCGAGAGCCTCGTCGCCCGGCTCCAGCGCCCGGGCCACGGGGACCGGTACGGTCGGCCGCTGGTCGTCTACGTCTCCGACTTCGCCGGCGAGGGGGCGAACCGCACGGCCGAGGGCTACCTGACGACGGACGCGCTCGGGGACCCGGACTGGGTCCGGGCCGAGGACGCCCACTTCGTGGTCGGGAGCGAGGCACGGCTCCCCGCCGGCCCGACCGTGGTGCCGTTCTCCTCGCGGACCGATGCCGAGCGCTTCGCCGAGCGGTTCGGCGGCCGGGTCGAGCGGTGGGAGGCCGTCCGCGAGTTGCCGGTCGAGAGCGGTGACCGGTCGCCGGCAGAGTGGCAGGAGACGGTGCGCCAGCGGGCGGCGTGGGCCGACCGGAGCGTGGCCGCGACCGACCCGCTGCTGGACCGGCCCGTCGCGGCCACGGTCGCCCCGGGCGAGTCCGTCGCCGCGGCGGTCCAGCGTGCGCCGCCGAACACGACCGTTCGGCTCCAGCCGGGCGTTCACCGGGTCCGGAACCTCACCGTCCGGAAGCCGCTGACCCTCCGCGGTGCCGGGTCGGAGACGCTGCTGCTCGGCGGCGGCAACGGGACCGTCGTCGAGTTCCGGGCACCCCGCTCGGCCATCGCGTCGGTCCGCGTCGCGGGCGTCGGTGACCGGCAGGTGGGCAACCTCTCGCGGGCCGAGGACTGGAGCGAGCGCATCCGGCTCGCGTATGCCGTTGCGGACGCTGGGATTCGGTTCATCGAAGCGAACGGGTCGCTGGCCCACGATGTCGGCGTCAGGACCCCTGCGAACGGCATCGTCTTCATCGAGAGCGACGGCAGCGTCGCCCGCGAGGTCCGGGTCGTCGGCGACACGCCCTGGTCGGCAGGGTTCATGGACCTGCTCGCGTTCCGGTCGCGGATCGTCGTCCAGGACTCGCAGTTCCAGGGCGGCCGGGACGCCGTCTACACCCACCGCTCTGATGGCCTCGTGGTGCGGAACAACACGATGGAGGGGGTCCGGTTCGGCGTCCACGAGATGTACACCTCGAACGCGCTGGTCCGGGACAACGACATCCGCAACACCGCCATCGGGGTCGTGGTTATGACCCGGCCGACGGGCAACGCCATCGTCGGCAACGCCGTCCGCGACAGCGACGGCGGTGTGAGCATCGCCGGCAGCCGCTCGTACGCCGCCGACAACGTGGTGTTCGAGAACACGTACGGTATCCAGACGACGAGCTCGGGCAGCTACTACGTGGGCAACCTCCTGGCGCACAACGAGGACGGCGCCCGGACGGGGACGCTCCTCCCGACCAACCGCGTCACCCGGAACGACTTCGCCGACAACGGGGAGCACGCTCGGGACCGCTCGATGGGGTCACTCCAGGTCTGGACGGTCGACGGCGTCGGCAACTACTGGACGGGCGCGCCCGGCTACGACCGCGACGGCGACGGTACTCTCGACCGCTCGTTCCGCCCGACCGGTCCCGTGGATGGTCCGGCCGCACGGACGACCGGCGGGCCGGCGCTTGCCCGCTCGCCCGCGGTCGCACTCGTCCGGGCCATGCGGACCAGCGTCCCCGGCTTCCGGCGCGCGGGCGTACTCGACACCGCGCCGCTGGCCGCTCCCGCGGGCACGGACCCGGAGACACGGCTCGTGCGAGCCCGGGAACGGACCGAACCGCTCCCGACGCCGCTGGTCGAGCCCGTCCCGGCGAACGCGACGACTGGCACGACCAGTGTGACGACCGACACGGCGGCTACGACACGGAGGACGAACCCATGA
- a CDS encoding winged helix-turn-helix transcriptional regulator translates to MSDANSFSSGGTDGCDSADGTLAVATPGEEWCPILATGTLLGNRWVPAIVDRLLDEPHRFVELREALPGVSSKVLSDTLDRLVEQGVVEHRRSAASHHPFQYALTGRGRSLRPVVAAMRAWGDEQVATADDPDTARVHI, encoded by the coding sequence ATGAGTGATGCAAATTCGTTTTCGTCGGGTGGTACCGACGGGTGTGATTCGGCCGACGGGACGCTCGCTGTGGCCACGCCGGGCGAGGAGTGGTGTCCGATTCTCGCGACCGGGACGCTGCTCGGGAACCGCTGGGTGCCGGCCATCGTGGACCGGCTGCTCGACGAGCCCCACCGGTTCGTCGAGCTGCGGGAGGCGCTCCCGGGTGTCTCCTCGAAGGTCCTCTCTGACACGCTCGACCGGCTCGTCGAGCAGGGCGTGGTCGAGCACCGCCGGTCGGCCGCCTCGCACCACCCGTTCCAGTACGCGCTGACCGGGCGCGGCCGGTCACTCCGGCCCGTCGTGGCCGCGATGCGGGCGTGGGGTGACGAGCAGGTCGCCACGGCCGACGACCCCGACACCGCACGGGTCCACATCTAA
- a CDS encoding pyridoxamine 5'-phosphate oxidase family protein has product MDDIESVTMDEAERDAFLGAGGTGVISYARATDEPPYAVPVSYGYDAAEETFYFRLAVGPGGEKSDLAGRAVTFVTHGETDRYRSVVASGRLEPTDEKGIGTDAMEGLRRVHIPLHDVFERPPSEVAFEFHRLVPDELTTRVESTAPTNG; this is encoded by the coding sequence ATGGACGACATCGAGAGCGTGACGATGGACGAGGCAGAGCGCGACGCGTTCCTCGGCGCCGGCGGAACGGGCGTCATCTCCTACGCACGCGCGACGGACGAGCCGCCGTACGCCGTTCCCGTGTCGTACGGCTACGACGCCGCCGAGGAGACGTTCTACTTCCGGCTGGCCGTCGGGCCGGGCGGCGAGAAATCCGACCTCGCGGGCCGGGCGGTGACGTTCGTCACCCACGGGGAGACGGACCGCTACCGCAGCGTGGTGGCGTCTGGACGGCTGGAGCCGACCGACGAGAAGGGTATCGGGACGGACGCGATGGAGGGGCTTCGGCGGGTCCACATCCCACTGCACGACGTGTTCGAGCGGCCGCCGTCGGAGGTGGCGTTCGAGTTCCACCGGCTCGTACCGGACGAGCTGACCACCCGGGTCGAGTCGACGGCACCGACGAACGGTTGA
- a CDS encoding winged helix-turn-helix domain-containing protein, with amino-acid sequence MSHHSDDRTATEAFEVLADATRLDILRELGRAEPHGAPASLSFSELRARVGVRDSSRFNYHLQKLGDTFVGQFDADDEREGYYLTYPGYTIYRLLVRGVFAGSPPVSARTEAWDCPECGSALTVASRGDGVTDVDCPACGADYLHYEFPPHGAADRSDDADALLRAVDAWARSQLLLFDRGVCPWCGGRVDSHLTTDPDSLPHDVDEDAPAFVRYVCGGCGGGPSVEVDYTVLDHPALVAFCHDHSVDVREEPIWYVVDRLDVAVEVGDEAPDGPVAAVSMTASGERIRLRVDADARVGDAERAPV; translated from the coding sequence ATGAGCCACCACTCCGACGACCGCACGGCGACGGAGGCGTTCGAGGTGCTGGCCGACGCGACACGGCTCGACATCCTCCGCGAGCTGGGGCGGGCCGAGCCTCACGGCGCGCCGGCGTCGCTGTCGTTCTCCGAACTGCGTGCCCGGGTCGGTGTCCGCGACAGCAGCCGGTTCAACTACCACCTCCAGAAGCTCGGCGACACCTTCGTCGGCCAGTTCGACGCGGACGACGAGCGGGAGGGCTACTACCTCACCTACCCGGGGTACACGATATACCGGCTGCTCGTCCGTGGTGTCTTCGCCGGGAGCCCGCCGGTCAGCGCCCGAACCGAGGCATGGGACTGCCCCGAGTGTGGGTCGGCGCTCACGGTCGCCAGCCGCGGTGACGGCGTGACCGACGTGGACTGCCCGGCGTGTGGGGCGGACTACCTCCACTACGAGTTTCCACCGCACGGCGCCGCCGACCGGAGCGACGACGCCGACGCCCTCCTCCGGGCGGTCGACGCGTGGGCGCGGAGCCAGCTCCTCCTGTTCGACCGCGGGGTCTGTCCGTGGTGTGGCGGCCGCGTCGACAGCCATCTCACGACCGACCCGGACAGCCTCCCGCACGACGTGGACGAGGACGCGCCCGCGTTCGTCCGATACGTCTGCGGTGGCTGTGGCGGCGGCCCCTCCGTCGAGGTGGACTACACCGTCCTCGACCACCCGGCACTCGTCGCGTTCTGCCACGACCACTCCGTCGATGTCCGCGAAGAGCCCATCTGGTACGTCGTCGACCGCCTCGACGTGGCTGTCGAGGTGGGGGACGAGGCCCCCGACGGGCCGGTGGCGGCGGTGTCGATGACCGCCAGTGGGGAGCGCATTCGCCTCCGCGTCGACGCGGACGCGCGTGTCGGCGACGCCGAGCGAGCCCCGGTCTGA
- a CDS encoding alpha/beta hydrolase, producing the protein MTGAGGDTGEERADGCTDGPTAGVAGPHGGCRVVAAGAPRGAAEAAVVALHGRGTTAQGVVNLLEPVHRHGVTVLAPDAERSRWLPYAADAPHEHNEPHLSSALAVVDAVVADAVDRLGLDRERVVLLGFSQGAGIAAEYAARNPGPSPVVALSGSLLGPDVDPGAYAGADGTAAGVPVFLGVGADDPYVPVARMRATADVLRALGADVTERVYEGVGHEVTDDEFAWVDDLLAGLVGD; encoded by the coding sequence ATGACCGGCGCCGGGGGCGACACCGGTGAGGAGCGGGCCGACGGTTGCACCGACGGTCCGACCGCCGGCGTCGCGGGGCCGCACGGGGGTTGCCGGGTCGTGGCTGCCGGGGCGCCACGCGGCGCCGCCGAGGCCGCCGTCGTCGCGCTCCACGGCCGCGGCACGACCGCCCAGGGCGTCGTCAACCTCCTCGAACCCGTCCACCGCCACGGGGTCACCGTCCTCGCGCCCGATGCCGAGCGGAGTCGCTGGTTGCCCTACGCTGCCGACGCGCCCCACGAGCACAACGAGCCACACCTGTCGTCGGCACTCGCGGTCGTGGATGCCGTCGTCGCGGACGCCGTCGACCGGCTCGGACTCGACCGCGAGCGCGTCGTCCTGCTGGGGTTCTCGCAGGGTGCCGGCATCGCGGCCGAGTACGCCGCCCGGAACCCGGGCCCCTCGCCCGTGGTCGCCCTCAGCGGGTCGCTCCTCGGTCCCGACGTCGACCCCGGGGCGTACGCCGGGGCCGACGGCACAGCGGCGGGGGTGCCCGTCTTCCTCGGTGTCGGTGCCGACGACCCATACGTCCCCGTCGCGCGGATGCGAGCGACCGCCGACGTGCTCCGGGCGCTGGGGGCCGACGTGACCGAACGCGTCTACGAGGGCGTCGGCCACGAGGTGACCGACGACGAGTTCGCGTGGGTCGACGACCTGCTGGCGGGACTGGTCGGAGACTGA
- a CDS encoding VOC family protein, whose product MVNDTPGIHHVTAMVGDAQATLDFHVGVLGLRLVKRTVNHEDVLRYHLYYGNGSGDLGTVYTCFPYPGEPPGRRGPPQWSSVAFAVPEGSLDFWADRLADHSVETERRQRFDGESLLRFEGPAGTRLELVAADSPVEPWHEGPVPADVAIRGIHGATALPADPFRTASVLETLGLDRVGQDGERVRYRAGGDHGTILDLLDRGAGSGSATEREREARSGFGREGPGTVHHVAVRVPDDDLMDWHDLFRERGVQVSRVRDRHYYRSVYVRPGGGVLVELASEKPGVTVDEAVDDLGESLVLPPWAEDDREMIEDQLPPVEVPAVEDWR is encoded by the coding sequence ATGGTCAACGACACGCCCGGCATCCACCACGTCACGGCGATGGTCGGGGACGCGCAGGCGACCCTCGACTTCCACGTCGGTGTCCTCGGGTTGCGGCTGGTCAAGCGAACCGTCAACCACGAGGACGTCCTCCGTTACCACCTCTACTACGGCAACGGGTCCGGTGACCTGGGGACCGTCTACACCTGCTTCCCGTACCCGGGGGAGCCGCCAGGTCGCCGCGGGCCGCCGCAGTGGAGCAGCGTCGCGTTCGCCGTCCCCGAGGGCTCGCTCGACTTCTGGGCCGACCGCCTCGCCGACCACTCCGTCGAGACCGAGCGCCGCCAGCGGTTCGACGGTGAATCGTTGCTCCGGTTCGAGGGCCCCGCCGGTACCCGTCTCGAACTCGTCGCCGCCGACTCGCCCGTCGAGCCGTGGCACGAGGGGCCCGTCCCCGCGGACGTTGCGATTCGGGGCATCCACGGGGCAACCGCGCTCCCGGCCGACCCGTTCCGGACCGCGAGCGTGCTGGAGACACTCGGCCTCGACCGCGTCGGGCAGGACGGTGAGCGCGTGCGCTACCGCGCGGGCGGCGACCACGGGACCATCCTCGACCTGCTGGACCGCGGCGCCGGCTCGGGGTCGGCGACGGAGCGCGAGCGGGAGGCTCGCTCCGGTTTCGGCCGCGAGGGTCCCGGCACGGTCCACCACGTCGCCGTCCGGGTGCCCGACGACGACCTCATGGACTGGCACGACCTGTTCCGCGAGCGCGGCGTGCAGGTCTCGCGGGTCCGGGACCGCCACTACTACCGCTCCGTCTACGTCCGCCCCGGTGGTGGCGTCCTCGTCGAACTCGCCTCGGAGAAGCCGGGCGTCACCGTCGACGAGGCGGTCGACGACCTCGGCGAGTCGCTCGTCCTGCCGCCCTGGGCCGAGGACGACCGCGAGATGATCGAGGACCAGCTCCCACCGGTCGAGGTGCCCGCCGTCGAGGACTGGCGATGA
- a CDS encoding alpha/beta fold hydrolase — MTGLTDTVRRFREGRDAVPPFFEGATEGPLAVGREIFENPRTIELPDGRDLGYAETGDPDGEPGFLFHGWPNCRTFAAAFDAVGRERGLRIIAPERPGFGISDPDPGRRLTDWPADVTALMDHLGIESAPVLGVSGGGPYALACASEIPERTPRVAVGCGVGPMQAVSPAARGPFTVARYAPGVIRAYLRAEELAERYAPEKLIERRAATAAEYDADYWRSEAGELLIATAVAARQGHGNEHLVTDLRLYATDWGFDLGTIDVPVGLWYGRADRLVPVDAGRYLERHVPTAEAHFYPDYGHVSVVQENKSAIVDWLRR; from the coding sequence GTGACAGGACTCACCGACACGGTCCGCCGCTTCCGCGAGGGCCGCGACGCCGTCCCGCCGTTCTTCGAGGGCGCGACCGAGGGCCCGCTGGCGGTCGGGCGCGAGATATTCGAGAACCCGCGAACCATCGAGTTGCCCGACGGGCGCGACCTGGGCTACGCCGAGACCGGCGACCCCGACGGGGAGCCGGGGTTCCTCTTCCACGGCTGGCCCAACTGTCGGACGTTCGCGGCCGCGTTCGACGCTGTCGGGCGGGAGCGGGGCCTCCGTATCATCGCCCCCGAGCGCCCTGGGTTCGGCATCTCGGACCCGGACCCCGGCCGGCGCCTGACCGACTGGCCCGCCGACGTGACCGCGCTCATGGACCACCTCGGCATCGAGTCGGCGCCGGTGCTCGGCGTCTCCGGTGGCGGCCCGTACGCGCTGGCCTGCGCGTCCGAGATACCCGAGCGGACGCCCCGCGTGGCGGTGGGCTGTGGTGTCGGGCCGATGCAGGCCGTCTCGCCGGCGGCCCGCGGCCCGTTCACCGTCGCGAGGTACGCGCCCGGAGTCATCCGGGCGTACCTGCGCGCGGAGGAGCTCGCGGAACGGTACGCCCCCGAGAAGCTCATCGAGCGACGCGCGGCCACCGCCGCGGAGTACGACGCGGACTACTGGCGCAGCGAGGCCGGCGAGTTACTCATCGCGACCGCCGTCGCCGCCCGACAGGGGCACGGGAACGAGCATCTCGTGACGGACCTGCGCCTGTACGCGACGGACTGGGGCTTCGACCTCGGGACCATCGACGTACCCGTCGGGCTCTGGTACGGCCGGGCCGACCGGCTGGTTCCGGTCGACGCGGGGCGGTACCTGGAACGACACGTTCCGACCGCGGAGGCACACTTCTACCCCGACTACGGCCACGTCTCCGTCGTCCAGGAGAACAAATCCGCCATCGTGGACTGGCTCCGGCGGTAG
- a CDS encoding DUF7123 family protein, protein MSVHASAEPEQESETRSDAERLERYLRDRAADGEFYCKSKFIADDVGMSASQIGNLMPDLDDAAEGLTVERWAYTNATTWRVALES, encoded by the coding sequence ATGAGCGTACACGCAAGCGCAGAACCCGAGCAGGAATCCGAGACGCGCTCCGACGCCGAGCGGCTGGAGCGGTACCTCCGCGACCGGGCTGCCGACGGCGAGTTCTACTGCAAGAGCAAGTTCATCGCCGACGACGTCGGCATGTCGGCCTCACAGATCGGGAACCTGATGCCCGACCTCGACGATGCGGCCGAGGGGCTGACCGTCGAGCGCTGGGCGTACACGAACGCGACGACCTGGCGGGTCGCGCTGGAGTCCTGA